A stretch of the Erpetoichthys calabaricus chromosome 3, fErpCal1.3, whole genome shotgun sequence genome encodes the following:
- the si:dkey-19b23.8 gene encoding uncharacterized protein si:dkey-19b23.8 isoform X2 → MALSSFRLMRTLRNSPAALRRKFSKDRTESLSHGDPLFKVHYLGMEKIYSLQVDQAEEAITRLLEGLPDKMAKDHALVVRPRYLEVKEIATGRQLTKTYLHDIAYCAADTTRPNIFLYICKNRGQQLQCRVFWCSKAKRAKAITACLAQSFEKALSDWQETVLAEKNEVEAVVKVEASGKVSKEERSPSVASSIQRDSSLEEESDFTRSLESEDEEDNG, encoded by the exons ATGGCACTAAGCAGCTTTCGTCTCATGAGGACCCTTCGCAACTCTCCAGCAGCCTTGCGCCGTAAATTCAGCAAAGACCGCACTGAGAGTCTCTCCCATGGTGATCCTTTGTTTAAAGTGCATTACCTGGGTATGGAAAAGATCTACTCCCTTCAAGTGGATCAAGCTGAGGAAGCAATTACCCGACTGCTAGAGGGGCTACCTGACAAGATGGCCAAAGATCATGCACTTGTAGTTCGCCCACGCTACCTGGAAGTTAAGGAGATTGCCACAGGCAGGCAGTTAACCAAGACTTACCTTCATGACATTGCTTACTGTGCAGCAGACACTACACGGCCCaatattttcttgtatatatgtaaaaatcgGGGCCAACAGCTTCAGTGTCGAGTATTCTGGTGCAGCAAGGCTAAACGAGCCAAAGCAATTACTGCTTGTTTGGCACAGTCTTTTGAGAAAGCTCTAAGTGACTGGCAGGAGACTGTGCTGGCAGAGAAGAATGAAGTGGAGGCTGTGGTGAAGGTAGAAGCTTCAGGAAAAGTCTCCAAAGAGGAAAGGAGTCCATCAGTGGCATCTAGCATACAAAGAG aCAGTTCGCTGGAGGAAGAGTCAGATTTCACGCGTTCCCTCGAAAGTGAGGATGAGGAGGATAACGGATGA
- the si:dkey-19b23.8 gene encoding uncharacterized protein si:dkey-19b23.8 isoform X1, translating into MALSSFRLMRTLRNSPAALRRKFSKDRTESLSHGDPLFKVHYLGMEKIYSLQVDQAEEAITRLLEGLPDKMAKDHALVVRPRYLEVKEIATGRQLTKTYLHDIAYCAADTTRPNIFLYICKNRGQQLQCRVFWCSKAKRAKAITACLAQSFEKALSDWQETVLAEKNEVEAVVKVEASGKVSKEERSPSVASSIQRVRWRKSQISRVPSKVRMRRITDEHRLGS; encoded by the exons ATGGCACTAAGCAGCTTTCGTCTCATGAGGACCCTTCGCAACTCTCCAGCAGCCTTGCGCCGTAAATTCAGCAAAGACCGCACTGAGAGTCTCTCCCATGGTGATCCTTTGTTTAAAGTGCATTACCTGGGTATGGAAAAGATCTACTCCCTTCAAGTGGATCAAGCTGAGGAAGCAATTACCCGACTGCTAGAGGGGCTACCTGACAAGATGGCCAAAGATCATGCACTTGTAGTTCGCCCACGCTACCTGGAAGTTAAGGAGATTGCCACAGGCAGGCAGTTAACCAAGACTTACCTTCATGACATTGCTTACTGTGCAGCAGACACTACACGGCCCaatattttcttgtatatatgtaaaaatcgGGGCCAACAGCTTCAGTGTCGAGTATTCTGGTGCAGCAAGGCTAAACGAGCCAAAGCAATTACTGCTTGTTTGGCACAGTCTTTTGAGAAAGCTCTAAGTGACTGGCAGGAGACTGTGCTGGCAGAGAAGAATGAAGTGGAGGCTGTGGTGAAGGTAGAAGCTTCAGGAAAAGTCTCCAAAGAGGAAAGGAGTCCATCAGTGGCATCTAGCATACAAAGAG TTCGCTGGAGGAAGAGTCAGATTTCACGCGTTCCCTCGAAAGTGAGGATGAGGAGGATAACGGATGAACACCGCTTGGGAAGTTAA